One Egicoccus halophilus genomic region harbors:
- a CDS encoding S9 family peptidase → MSESVVPPVAERRSHEVTRHGETFDDPWFWLREREDPAVRAHLEAENAYTDAHLGPLEPLIDRVFDEIRQRVQETDASVPSLDGGWLYYRRTLEGQQYGIRCRRPAPEGVGDVRELPDERRRPVDPTAPPEDEVVLLDENVEAAAHDFFRLGGYAVSPDHRLAAELVDTDGSERFTIRVRDLATGELLDDRIEGVAYSLAWFGDSQTFLYAVPDDAWRPFQIKRHRLGTDPATDELLHQEDDERFWCGVGRTRSERFLAISVGSKVTSEWYLLDADDASAAPRLVAEREHGVEYDLDHRGDQLLIVTNADGAEDFKLVTAPVASPGREHWTELVGHRAGVRLEGVEAFASHLVLHERTQARTQLRVVDPTTGDGEVLAMDEEVYTAATASNPSFDTRVLRLAYTSMTTPTQVIDLDLDTGERVVLKQQPVRGGYDRDQYVSWREWATAADGTRVPISLVRRVDTALDGTAPCLLYGYGSYEISIDPGFSPVRLSLLDRGFVFAIAHVRGGGELGRRWYEDGKFLAKPNTFADFVACADHLVGQAITARDRLAVRGGSAGGMLIGAALNLRPDLAAAAVAEVPFVDVVNTMSDPSIPLTVIEYDEWGNPEDPAYHEVMRSYSPYDNVQAAEYPAMFVTAGLNDPRVQYWEPAKWVAKLRTTATGGGPILLHTELGAGHAGRSGRYDAWRDEARVLAFVIDRVHPDVAPVTDEPA, encoded by the coding sequence GTGTCCGAGTCCGTCGTCCCACCCGTCGCCGAACGCCGATCCCACGAGGTCACGCGCCACGGTGAGACCTTCGACGACCCCTGGTTCTGGCTGCGCGAACGTGAGGACCCCGCCGTGCGGGCCCACCTCGAGGCCGAGAACGCCTACACCGATGCCCACCTCGGCCCGCTGGAGCCGCTGATCGACCGCGTCTTCGACGAGATCAGGCAGCGGGTGCAGGAGACCGACGCCTCGGTCCCGTCGCTCGACGGCGGCTGGCTCTACTACCGGCGCACGCTCGAGGGCCAGCAGTACGGCATCCGTTGCCGGCGTCCGGCGCCCGAGGGCGTCGGCGACGTGCGCGAACTGCCCGACGAACGGCGTCGCCCGGTCGACCCCACCGCCCCGCCCGAGGACGAGGTGGTGCTCCTCGACGAGAACGTCGAGGCCGCGGCCCACGACTTCTTCCGTCTCGGCGGCTACGCCGTCAGCCCCGACCACCGGCTGGCCGCCGAACTGGTCGACACCGACGGCTCCGAGCGCTTCACCATCCGGGTCCGTGACCTGGCGACCGGGGAGCTGCTCGACGACCGCATCGAGGGCGTGGCGTACTCGCTGGCCTGGTTCGGGGACTCGCAGACGTTCCTGTACGCCGTCCCCGACGACGCCTGGCGCCCGTTCCAGATCAAGCGGCACCGGCTCGGTACCGACCCGGCGACCGACGAGCTGCTCCACCAGGAGGACGACGAGCGGTTCTGGTGCGGCGTGGGTCGCACGCGCTCGGAACGTTTCCTCGCGATCTCCGTGGGGAGCAAGGTCACCAGCGAGTGGTACCTGCTCGACGCCGACGACGCGTCCGCGGCGCCGCGGCTGGTCGCCGAGCGCGAGCACGGTGTCGAGTACGACCTCGACCATCGCGGTGACCAGCTGTTGATCGTCACCAACGCCGACGGCGCCGAGGACTTCAAGCTCGTCACCGCACCGGTCGCCTCACCGGGCCGGGAACACTGGACCGAGCTCGTCGGGCACCGTGCCGGCGTCCGGCTCGAGGGCGTCGAGGCCTTCGCCTCCCATCTCGTGCTGCACGAGCGCACCCAGGCCCGCACGCAGCTGCGGGTGGTCGACCCGACGACGGGGGACGGCGAGGTGCTGGCCATGGACGAGGAGGTCTACACCGCCGCCACTGCGTCCAACCCCTCGTTCGACACCCGCGTGCTGCGCCTGGCCTACACCTCGATGACCACCCCGACCCAGGTGATCGACCTCGACCTCGACACCGGCGAACGGGTCGTGCTCAAGCAGCAACCCGTCCGTGGTGGCTACGACCGCGACCAGTACGTCTCGTGGCGCGAGTGGGCCACCGCCGCCGACGGCACCCGCGTCCCGATCAGCCTCGTGCGTCGGGTCGACACCGCGCTCGACGGCACCGCCCCCTGCCTGCTCTACGGCTACGGGTCCTACGAGATCTCGATCGACCCGGGCTTCTCGCCGGTACGACTGTCGTTGCTCGACCGCGGGTTCGTGTTCGCCATCGCCCACGTCCGCGGCGGCGGGGAGCTCGGCCGGCGTTGGTACGAGGACGGCAAGTTCCTCGCCAAGCCCAACACCTTCGCCGACTTCGTGGCGTGCGCCGACCACCTCGTCGGGCAGGCGATCACCGCGCGCGACCGGCTCGCGGTCCGCGGCGGATCCGCCGGCGGGATGTTGATCGGCGCCGCGCTCAACCTGCGTCCGGACCTGGCCGCCGCCGCCGTCGCCGAGGTGCCCTTCGTCGACGTGGTCAACACCATGTCCGACCCCTCGATCCCGCTCACCGTCATCGAGTACGACGAGTGGGGCAACCCCGAGGACCCGGCCTACCACGAGGTCATGCGCTCCTACTCGCCCTACGACAACGTGCAGGCCGCCGAGTACCCGGCGATGTTCGTGACGGCCGGCCTCAACGACCCCCGGGTGCAGTACTGGGAACCGGCCAAGTGGGTCGCCAAGCTGCGCACCACCGCCACCGGTGGCGGACCGATCCTGCTGCACACCGAGCTCGGCGCGGGGCATGCGGGCCGCTCGGGCCGCTACGACGCGTGGCGCGACGAGGCGCGGGTGCTCGCGTTCGTGATCGACCGGGTGCACCCGGACGTCGCGCCCGTCACCGACGAGCCGGCCTAG
- the smc gene encoding chromosome segregation protein SMC, producing MFLRSLTMRGFKSFADKTLLEVEPGITVIVGPNGSGKSNVVDALAWVLGTHSAKKVRGGSMSDVIFAGSPTRNRANQARVEIVIDNADGRLSGAGLGTAASAAEFSEVRVARTIHADGDAAYQINGQDVRALDVQELLSDTGLGRELHTIVGQGQLDEILNAKPEERRRYIEEAAGILKHRRRRERALRKLDQVDGHIDKLRTVLRELRRQLRPLERQAEAADRYAQLQAELRDVKVRRAARELDRLTRLAASEATDDGETTTALQQADRQLATLRERQGGLERELARLGPAAEQAQRTYYRLTSLQERLKGTSDLVEAKRRHLVEYAEEPLAGRPPAELRAQAERLEAQRVERGRDRDADRQRFEAAAAARREAEQARRAHEQAVQAQRRRRAEQRERVLRWEGEVSALRGAVASAEGELGRVASTLDGLDTRVAEAEAEVATVQGEVQQLDVSEVALTDTLEAAEHEVAEAQQVVDDLVTRLREVDARRSSQAARAEALRAALAETGGGTAALLAAGLDGLLGHLADHVRVEGGNDAALAAALGALGEAVVVRTGQDAADAVAWLRAAAPGPATVLAARAPRAPRDTGPARRQRLHDAGAEAVSDLLAPAAGVEDAETVVDALRQVLADTWMVPDWHLAVRLHGDEPALTFVTPEGDVAGPAGFRGGASPERSAVVTATAADDAERDAAASAAELDELRGQRDGAERRLREARGRLAAATERINESDAAITGAAERLARLHKELDALASQRAVVAGQREELATVLERDRAALSELHGRGPDAELDDEELDEGPDETAIELDDRVELARERELEARVHLERTTEQVRHLELQAQGLRAEADEVEAELAEAARRRELRRQAIVRCGELALVARTATEALTRAVQSAAAERDRVQAELGRARSQLGQVRDEAGRAAKALEVLRERRHAAELRRAEVTNRLQQLTDRLRGEFSLSPAEVRAEHPDAVSYDEAALAEREDVLVRKLGLLGRVNPLALEEFKALEERHAFLSDQLDDLRRSKKDLEEVVVAVDDRIRAVFREAFDDIAREFQLTFATVFPGGHGRLVLTEPDDLLVTGIEVEARPPGKKVTRLSLLSGGERSLTVLAFVFAIFRARPSPFYVLDEVDAALDDVNLQRLLRVVRSFRGHAQIIMVTHQKRSMEIADVLYGVTMGPDAVTKVVAERLRDQAAVEALEQRASAAPTQAVQDGPAAEPGRPETVGEPVGG from the coding sequence GTGTTTCTCAGGTCCCTGACCATGCGCGGCTTCAAGTCGTTCGCCGACAAGACCCTGCTCGAGGTCGAGCCGGGGATCACGGTCATCGTCGGCCCCAACGGCTCGGGCAAGTCCAACGTCGTCGACGCGTTGGCCTGGGTGCTGGGCACCCACTCGGCCAAGAAGGTCCGCGGCGGGTCGATGTCCGACGTCATCTTCGCCGGATCGCCGACGCGCAACCGCGCGAACCAGGCCCGGGTCGAGATCGTCATCGACAACGCCGACGGTCGCCTGTCGGGCGCGGGGCTGGGCACCGCGGCGAGTGCCGCCGAGTTCAGCGAGGTCCGGGTCGCGCGCACCATCCACGCCGACGGGGACGCCGCCTACCAGATCAACGGGCAGGACGTCCGTGCGCTCGACGTCCAGGAGCTGCTCAGCGACACGGGACTCGGCCGGGAGCTGCACACGATCGTGGGGCAGGGGCAGCTCGACGAGATCCTCAACGCCAAGCCCGAGGAGCGCCGCCGCTACATCGAGGAGGCGGCCGGCATCCTCAAGCACCGGCGTCGCCGCGAGCGGGCCCTGCGCAAGCTCGACCAGGTCGACGGCCACATCGACAAGCTGCGGACCGTGCTGCGCGAGCTGCGCCGGCAGTTGCGGCCGCTGGAGCGGCAGGCCGAGGCGGCCGACCGCTACGCGCAGCTGCAGGCGGAGCTGCGCGACGTCAAGGTGCGGCGGGCCGCACGCGAGCTCGACCGGTTGACCCGCCTCGCCGCCTCGGAGGCGACCGACGACGGCGAGACGACGACCGCTCTGCAGCAGGCCGATCGCCAGCTGGCCACGCTCCGCGAGCGTCAGGGGGGCCTCGAACGCGAGCTCGCCCGCCTCGGTCCCGCCGCCGAGCAGGCGCAGCGGACCTACTACCGGCTGACGTCGCTGCAGGAGCGGTTGAAGGGGACCAGCGACCTCGTCGAGGCCAAGCGGCGCCACCTGGTCGAGTACGCCGAGGAGCCACTGGCGGGTCGACCTCCGGCCGAGCTGCGCGCCCAGGCGGAGCGTCTCGAGGCCCAACGGGTCGAACGTGGCCGTGACCGGGACGCCGACCGGCAGCGCTTCGAGGCCGCGGCGGCCGCCCGACGCGAGGCCGAGCAGGCCCGGCGTGCCCACGAGCAGGCCGTGCAGGCCCAGCGGCGCCGGCGCGCGGAGCAACGCGAACGGGTCCTGCGCTGGGAGGGGGAGGTGTCGGCCCTGCGCGGCGCCGTGGCGTCGGCCGAGGGCGAGCTCGGCCGGGTCGCCTCGACCCTCGACGGCCTCGACACCCGCGTCGCCGAGGCCGAGGCCGAGGTCGCCACCGTCCAGGGCGAGGTCCAGCAGCTCGACGTCTCCGAGGTCGCGCTCACCGACACCCTCGAGGCCGCCGAGCACGAGGTGGCCGAGGCCCAGCAGGTGGTCGACGACCTGGTCACCCGGCTCCGCGAGGTCGACGCCCGCCGGTCCTCGCAGGCGGCGCGGGCCGAGGCCCTGCGGGCCGCACTGGCCGAGACCGGGGGCGGGACGGCGGCGCTGCTCGCCGCCGGGCTCGACGGCCTGCTCGGACACCTCGCCGACCACGTGCGGGTCGAGGGCGGCAACGACGCGGCACTCGCCGCCGCGCTGGGGGCGTTGGGCGAGGCGGTCGTGGTCCGCACGGGCCAGGACGCGGCCGACGCCGTCGCCTGGTTGCGCGCCGCCGCGCCCGGCCCGGCGACCGTCCTCGCCGCCCGGGCACCACGCGCACCGCGCGACACCGGCCCGGCACGCCGACAACGCCTACACGACGCAGGCGCCGAGGCGGTGTCCGACCTGCTCGCCCCGGCGGCCGGTGTCGAGGACGCCGAGACGGTCGTCGACGCGCTGCGGCAGGTCCTGGCCGACACCTGGATGGTGCCCGACTGGCACCTCGCGGTGCGCCTGCACGGCGACGAGCCGGCGCTGACCTTCGTCACCCCCGAGGGCGACGTCGCCGGCCCCGCGGGCTTCCGCGGTGGTGCGTCCCCGGAACGCTCGGCGGTCGTGACCGCGACGGCCGCCGACGACGCGGAGCGCGACGCGGCGGCCTCGGCGGCCGAGCTCGACGAGCTGCGCGGGCAGCGCGACGGTGCCGAGCGACGCCTGCGCGAGGCGCGCGGCCGTCTGGCGGCGGCGACCGAGCGCATCAACGAGTCCGACGCGGCGATCACCGGCGCCGCCGAGCGGCTCGCGCGCCTGCACAAGGAGCTCGATGCGCTCGCGAGCCAGCGGGCCGTCGTGGCCGGGCAGCGCGAGGAGCTGGCGACCGTCCTCGAGCGCGACCGCGCGGCCCTGTCCGAGCTGCACGGCCGCGGCCCCGACGCCGAGCTCGACGACGAGGAGCTCGACGAGGGGCCCGACGAGACCGCCATCGAGCTCGACGACCGGGTCGAGCTCGCCCGCGAACGCGAGCTCGAGGCCCGCGTCCACCTCGAGCGCACCACCGAGCAGGTCCGTCATCTCGAGCTGCAGGCACAGGGGCTGCGGGCCGAGGCGGACGAGGTCGAGGCCGAGCTGGCCGAGGCCGCCCGCCGACGCGAGCTGCGCCGACAGGCCATCGTGCGCTGTGGTGAGCTGGCGCTGGTGGCCCGCACGGCCACCGAGGCGTTGACGCGGGCCGTGCAGTCCGCGGCCGCCGAGCGGGACCGGGTGCAGGCCGAGCTCGGGCGCGCGCGGAGTCAGCTCGGTCAGGTGCGCGACGAGGCGGGCCGCGCGGCCAAGGCGCTCGAGGTACTCCGGGAACGGCGCCATGCCGCCGAACTGCGGCGGGCCGAGGTCACCAACCGGCTGCAGCAGCTCACCGATCGCCTGCGCGGCGAGTTCTCGCTCTCGCCCGCCGAGGTCCGCGCCGAGCACCCCGACGCCGTCTCCTACGACGAGGCCGCGCTGGCCGAGCGCGAGGACGTGCTGGTGCGCAAGCTCGGATTGCTCGGCCGGGTCAACCCGCTGGCGCTCGAGGAGTTCAAGGCGCTCGAGGAGCGGCACGCGTTCCTCTCGGACCAGCTCGACGACCTTCGCCGGTCGAAGAAGGACCTCGAGGAGGTCGTCGTCGCGGTCGACGACCGCATCCGGGCCGTCTTCCGCGAGGCCTTCGACGACATCGCCCGGGAGTTCCAGCTGACGTTCGCCACCGTGTTCCCCGGTGGGCACGGGCGACTGGTGCTCACCGAGCCCGACGACCTGCTCGTCACGGGCATCGAGGTCGAGGCCCGGCCGCCCGGCAAGAAGGTCACCCGCCTGTCGCTGCTGTCGGGCGGTGAGCGGTCGCTGACGGTGCTCGCCTTCGTCTTCGCCATCTTCCGCGCCCGGCCGAGCCCCTTCTACGTGCTCGACGAGGTGGACGCCGCCCTCGACGACGTCAACCTGCAGCGTCTGCTGCGGGTCGTGCGCAGCTTCCGCGGTCACGCGCAGATCATCATGGTCACCCATCAGAAGCGGTCCATGGAGATCGCCGACGTCCTCTACGGGGTCACCATGGGGCCCGACGCGGTGACCAAGGTCGTCGCCGAACGACTGCGCGACCAGGCTGCGGTGGAAGCGCTCGAGCAGCGGGCCAGCGCCGCACCGACCCAGGCGGTGCAGGACGGCCCGGCCGCCGAGCCGGGCCGTCCCGAGACCGTCGGGGAGCCGGTGGGCGGCTGA
- a CDS encoding YceD family protein gives MRVPVIELVDHPGATRALSHAAAVEEFGEESWGAADGAIRSDIDLDLHLDAVVDGILVRGRVGADLELPCSRCLVDQAVRVDSDVAELFVDPAKREEDDEEDPGYELIDDRTAIDLSVMVRDALLIDLPLRVLCREDCQGLCEECGTDRNQRDCGHRPDEAPDPRWAALADLDLPNE, from the coding sequence GTGCGCGTCCCCGTCATCGAGCTCGTCGACCACCCGGGTGCCACCCGGGCGTTGTCGCATGCCGCCGCGGTGGAGGAGTTCGGCGAGGAGTCGTGGGGCGCCGCCGACGGTGCCATCCGCAGTGACATCGACCTCGACCTGCACCTCGATGCCGTCGTCGACGGCATCCTGGTCCGGGGACGGGTCGGCGCCGACCTCGAGCTGCCCTGCAGCCGCTGCCTGGTGGACCAGGCCGTGCGCGTCGACAGCGACGTCGCCGAACTCTTCGTCGACCCCGCCAAGCGCGAGGAGGACGACGAGGAGGACCCCGGCTACGAGCTGATCGACGACCGCACCGCGATCGACCTGTCGGTCATGGTGCGTGACGCGCTGCTCATCGACCTGCCCCTGCGCGTGCTGTGCCGCGAGGACTGCCAGGGCCTGTGCGAGGAGTGCGGCACCGACCGCAACCAGCGCGACTGCGGGCACCGGCCCGACGAGGCCCCCGATCCACGCTGGGCCGCACTGGCGGACCTCGATCTGCCCAACGAGTAG
- a CDS encoding DNA-formamidopyrimidine glycosylase family protein has product MLELPEVEVLRKDLEKEVVGKKVKDVVVETDALVTSLHGRAKDFVTALSGRTIEAVRRRGRVLFLDLDDAHTWLLDPGEQGYLHRQAAAETAGADTHLTVDFTVDYALHLTEPGGQVSARTGVVAADQALEAAEVAPDALDPLDDNPTWMEFGRFLHAADQPLKLLLMDPTVIAGIGPVYSDEILWEAGLRHDRQSASLSTQEVRRLYRAMQEVLQAAMKAAGSGLDESDADVSSDDDGEAAEHLHVYGREGLPCHRCRKPIARTRIRKGVHTFHCPQCMI; this is encoded by the coding sequence GTGCTCGAGCTGCCCGAGGTCGAGGTGCTGCGCAAGGACCTGGAGAAAGAGGTCGTCGGCAAGAAGGTCAAGGACGTCGTCGTCGAGACCGACGCCCTGGTCACGTCCCTGCACGGCCGGGCGAAGGACTTCGTCACGGCGCTGTCGGGTCGCACGATCGAAGCCGTCCGCCGGCGGGGGCGGGTGCTGTTCCTGGACCTCGACGACGCGCACACCTGGCTGCTGGACCCGGGGGAACAGGGCTACCTGCACCGTCAGGCCGCGGCCGAGACCGCCGGGGCCGACACGCACCTGACGGTCGACTTCACGGTGGACTACGCCCTGCACCTGACCGAACCGGGGGGACAGGTCAGCGCACGCACGGGTGTGGTGGCGGCCGACCAGGCCCTCGAGGCGGCCGAGGTCGCGCCGGACGCGCTCGACCCACTCGACGACAACCCCACGTGGATGGAGTTCGGGCGGTTCCTGCACGCGGCCGACCAGCCGCTGAAGCTGCTGCTGATGGACCCGACGGTGATCGCCGGTATCGGGCCCGTCTACAGCGACGAGATCCTCTGGGAGGCGGGGCTGCGCCACGACCGCCAGTCGGCGTCGCTGTCCACCCAGGAGGTCCGCCGGCTCTACCGCGCGATGCAGGAGGTGCTGCAGGCGGCCATGAAGGCGGCCGGCTCCGGCCTCGACGAGTCCGACGCCGACGTCTCCAGCGACGACGACGGCGAGGCGGCCGAGCACCTGCACGTCTACGGGCGCGAGGGACTGCCCTGTCACCGCTGCCGCAAGCCGATCGCGCGCACGCGCATCCGCAAGGGCGTGCACACCTTCCACTGTCCTCAGTGCATGATCTGA
- the rpmF gene encoding 50S ribosomal protein L32, with translation MAVPKRKMSRSRTRHRKAQWLRTAAPTNANCKRCKAPVRPHTVCGTCGAYGGRTVLEVE, from the coding sequence ATGGCCGTTCCGAAGCGGAAGATGTCGCGTTCGCGCACGCGCCACCGCAAGGCCCAGTGGCTGCGCACCGCCGCGCCGACCAACGCCAACTGCAAGCGCTGCAAGGCACCGGTGCGTCCGCACACGGTCTGTGGCACCTGCGGCGCCTACGGCGGCCGGACGGTGCTCGAGGTCGAGTAG
- the rnc gene encoding ribonuclease III, whose translation MRAPGVAMSSPAGFPPAAELAALLDVHFDDPALLEQALVHRSWAFENGGARTNERLEFLGDAVLALVVTDEIYSAHPDEQEGRLAKVRSAAVKTGSLAGIARQLGLGRFVRLGRGEAGSGGADKDSILADTLEAVIGATYLDGGFATAYDLVQRLFSTRLAELARRDAALDYKTALQELSAARFDMLPRYEVADSGPDHEKTFEATVLVDGDVVGRGSGRSKKQAEQTAAREAYRSLVERVDTDGRDRVG comes from the coding sequence GTGCGCGCACCCGGGGTGGCGATGAGCTCGCCGGCCGGGTTCCCGCCGGCGGCCGAGCTCGCGGCGCTCCTCGACGTCCACTTCGACGATCCGGCGCTGCTCGAGCAGGCGTTGGTGCACCGGTCGTGGGCGTTCGAGAACGGTGGGGCACGGACCAACGAGCGTCTCGAGTTCCTCGGTGACGCGGTGCTGGCGCTCGTGGTCACCGACGAGATCTACTCCGCCCACCCCGACGAGCAGGAGGGGCGGCTGGCCAAGGTGCGCTCGGCGGCGGTGAAGACCGGCTCGCTGGCCGGCATCGCGCGCCAGCTGGGGCTGGGTCGCTTCGTGCGCCTGGGGCGCGGCGAGGCCGGCTCCGGCGGGGCCGACAAGGACTCGATCCTGGCCGACACCCTCGAGGCGGTCATCGGTGCGACCTACCTCGACGGCGGTTTCGCGACCGCGTACGACCTGGTGCAGCGCCTGTTCTCGACGCGCCTGGCCGAGCTGGCGCGACGCGACGCGGCCCTGGACTACAAGACCGCCCTGCAGGAGTTGAGCGCGGCGCGCTTCGACATGCTGCCGCGCTACGAGGTGGCCGACAGCGGTCCCGACCACGAGAAAACGTTCGAGGCCACCGTTCTCGTCGACGGCGACGTGGTCGGCCGTGGGAGCGGCCGCAGCAAGAAGCAGGCGGAACAGACCGCCGCCCGCGAGGCGTACCGATCGCTCGTGGAGCGCGTCGACACCGACGGACGCGACCGGGTCGGCTAG
- a CDS encoding transglycosylase family protein produces the protein MLLRHARTTLTLGLAAVLAATTVLTSSSPAHAATFPDTAGRGFAPAVDALADRGVVQGDRQGRFNPEAQLTRGQMASILAAALDLPAAGTAPFDDTAGHAHEAGIAALAEAGVTDGCGDGAFCPDAPITRAALATLLVRGFDVAPTGNRHFDDGGGVHEASIHALAEVGIAAGCTTPVSGFCPTDEVLRWQSAYFVARALDLVDRVQLAPLAQRQTQEAERQAQLAAEREAQRRAEEEARRRAEEEARRRAEEEARASAQSERNAVWDRLAQCESGGNWSINTGNGYYGGLQFSLSSWRWVGGSGYPHHHSRDEQIRRAEMLLERQGWGAWPACSRKLGLR, from the coding sequence GTGCTGCTTCGCCACGCCCGTACGACCCTCACCCTCGGCCTGGCGGCGGTCCTCGCCGCGACCACCGTGCTGACCTCGAGCTCGCCGGCGCACGCCGCGACCTTCCCCGACACCGCCGGCCGCGGCTTCGCTCCCGCCGTCGACGCGCTGGCCGACCGCGGTGTCGTCCAGGGCGACCGGCAGGGCCGGTTCAACCCCGAGGCCCAGCTGACCCGCGGTCAGATGGCGAGCATCCTCGCCGCCGCACTCGACCTCCCCGCGGCCGGGACGGCGCCGTTCGACGACACCGCCGGTCACGCACACGAGGCGGGGATCGCCGCGCTCGCCGAGGCCGGCGTCACCGACGGGTGCGGCGACGGGGCGTTCTGCCCCGACGCCCCGATCACCCGCGCCGCGCTCGCCACGCTGCTCGTGCGCGGCTTCGACGTCGCCCCCACCGGCAACCGGCACTTCGACGACGGTGGTGGCGTCCACGAGGCCTCGATCCACGCGCTCGCCGAGGTCGGCATCGCCGCCGGCTGCACCACCCCGGTGAGTGGCTTCTGCCCCACCGACGAGGTGCTGCGCTGGCAGTCGGCGTACTTCGTCGCCCGTGCGCTCGACCTCGTCGACCGGGTCCAGCTCGCACCGCTCGCGCAGCGCCAGACCCAGGAGGCCGAGCGTCAGGCCCAGCTCGCCGCCGAGCGCGAGGCCCAGCGCCGCGCCGAGGAGGAGGCCCGCCGTCGCGCCGAGGAGGAGGCCCGCCGTCGCGCCGAGGAGGAGGCCCGCGCCAGTGCCCAGTCCGAGCGCAACGCCGTCTGGGACCGTCTCGCCCAGTGCGAGTCCGGCGGCAACTGGTCCATCAACACCGGCAACGGCTACTACGGCGGCCTGCAGTTCTCGCTGAGCTCGTGGCGCTGGGTCGGTGGCAGCGGCTACCCCCACCACCACAGTCGTGACGAGCAGATCCGCCGCGCCGAGATGCTCCTCGAGCGTCAGGGTTGGGGTGCCTGGCCCGCGTGCTCGCGCAAGCTCGGGCTGCGTTGA
- the coaD gene encoding pantetheine-phosphate adenylyltransferase produces MTVAAVVPGSFDPITLGHLDIVARACARFDRVVVAVLENPRKQGLFTVDERVSLIHAVTGDLDNLEVDRFEGLLVDFCNARDIGIVCKGLRAVSDFEYELQMAQMNHRIGDVETVFLSTSPEHSYLSSSLVKEVARFGGPLDGTVPDVVAEALRGRFAGPAA; encoded by the coding sequence ATGACGGTCGCCGCGGTCGTGCCCGGCAGCTTCGACCCGATCACGCTGGGGCATCTCGACATCGTCGCCCGGGCGTGTGCCCGTTTCGACCGCGTCGTCGTCGCCGTGCTGGAGAACCCCCGCAAGCAGGGGCTGTTCACGGTCGACGAGCGGGTGTCGCTGATCCACGCCGTCACCGGGGATCTCGACAACCTCGAGGTCGACCGCTTCGAGGGCTTGCTGGTCGACTTCTGCAACGCGCGCGACATCGGGATCGTGTGCAAGGGCTTGCGGGCGGTCAGCGACTTCGAGTACGAGTTGCAGATGGCGCAGATGAACCACCGCATCGGCGACGTCGAGACGGTGTTCCTGTCGACCTCGCCGGAACACTCCTACCTGTCGAGCTCGCTGGTCAAGGAGGTGGCGCGCTTCGGCGGGCCCCTCGACGGCACCGTGCCCGACGTCGTGGCCGAGGCGCTGCGCGGGAGGTTCGCCGGTCCGGCGGCCTGA
- the rsmD gene encoding 16S rRNA (guanine(966)-N(2))-methyltransferase RsmD, translating into MRVVAGAARGRRLVAPRGLDVRPTTDRVKEALFSSLQPRLPDAAVLDLFAGAGGLGLEALSRGAATVTFVERARPALEALRRNLDAVGLPGGHVVTGDVHRALEGPLPGAPYDLVLADPPYELTDDELTTVLDVLVGHLAGHATVVIERAARDAAPRWPAELLPEEPRRYGGTALHRASRATPDADPSPSRRAP; encoded by the coding sequence GTGCGCGTCGTCGCCGGAGCCGCACGCGGTCGACGACTCGTGGCGCCCCGCGGGCTGGACGTGCGTCCGACCACCGACCGGGTCAAGGAGGCGCTGTTCTCCTCCCTGCAGCCGCGCCTGCCCGACGCTGCCGTCCTCGACCTGTTCGCCGGCGCTGGGGGACTGGGGCTCGAGGCGCTCTCGCGCGGGGCCGCCACGGTGACCTTCGTCGAGCGCGCCCGACCGGCGCTCGAGGCCCTGCGCCGCAACCTCGACGCGGTCGGGCTGCCGGGCGGGCACGTCGTGACCGGCGACGTCCACCGGGCCCTCGAGGGACCACTGCCCGGTGCACCGTACGACCTGGTGCTGGCCGACCCGCCCTACGAGCTGACCGACGACGAGCTCACGACCGTCCTCGACGTCCTGGTCGGCCACCTCGCGGGGCACGCCACGGTCGTGATCGAGCGGGCCGCCCGCGACGCGGCACCGCGCTGGCCCGCCGAACTGCTGCCCGAGGAGCCCCGCCGCTACGGTGGCACGGCGTTGCACCGTGCGTCCCGGGCCACCCCGGACGCCGATCCGAGCCCGTCGAGGAGGGCGCCATGA